A window of Halococcus agarilyticus contains these coding sequences:
- a CDS encoding preprotein translocase subunit SecD family protein, with the protein MIRENWRLVLLVVFVVAGGVALFAPPLGGGAANATATAPTADGPTNLQFGLDLSGGTQIRAPLVGLTAEGVDVAPGEQANTSQAVATALNVSAADVQVRTGNGSATVEVFPERVTGPESANGTGNVSQAEFARALQSAGLDVSAGDISEGVTETTYETAVNTLENKVNEAGLAGGTVQTVQSAGEQYIQIEVPNQNRSEVRDLVADQGRVATVAYFPVEGNRTPEYCNPDSWDNATSNETVPDGYCSVTVLQSQEGFGTISPVTRGEAGQPVVPVTLTDEAAGPFAADMRQYGFADPANSTCQFQQSRTGHCLLTVVDGRVVYSAEVVPNLARSFASGDFENRPEYQTSAPNVSEAQDLRVDLQAGALPARLNLDAGTSQFILPSLAERFKVFSLVTGLVAVLAVAVTVFIRYRDPRVAAPMVVTALSEVFILLGFASAIGLALDLSHIAGFIAVIGTGVDDLVIIADEILQSDVKTGRVFKSRFRRALWVIGAAAATTIVAMSPLAVLSLGDLQGFALVTIVGVLIGVLITRPAYGNVLRNLVTDG; encoded by the coding sequence ATGATCAGAGAGAACTGGCGGCTCGTCCTGCTCGTCGTGTTCGTGGTCGCCGGTGGGGTCGCGCTGTTCGCGCCCCCGCTCGGCGGCGGCGCGGCGAACGCGACCGCTACGGCCCCGACCGCCGACGGCCCGACCAACCTCCAGTTCGGGCTCGATCTCTCGGGCGGGACACAGATTCGCGCGCCGCTCGTCGGGCTAACCGCCGAGGGCGTCGATGTCGCGCCAGGCGAGCAGGCCAACACCAGCCAGGCGGTCGCGACCGCGCTCAACGTTTCGGCGGCCGACGTCCAGGTCCGGACCGGCAACGGCTCCGCCACCGTCGAGGTCTTCCCCGAGCGGGTCACGGGCCCGGAGTCCGCGAACGGCACCGGCAACGTCTCCCAGGCGGAGTTCGCGCGGGCGCTCCAGTCGGCCGGGCTCGACGTCTCGGCCGGCGACATCAGCGAGGGCGTGACCGAGACGACCTACGAGACGGCGGTGAACACGCTCGAAAACAAGGTCAACGAGGCGGGACTCGCCGGCGGGACAGTCCAGACAGTGCAGTCGGCGGGCGAGCAGTACATTCAGATCGAGGTCCCGAATCAAAATCGTTCGGAGGTGCGGGATCTCGTCGCCGACCAGGGCCGGGTGGCGACGGTGGCGTACTTCCCGGTCGAGGGCAACAGGACGCCGGAGTACTGCAATCCTGATAGCTGGGACAACGCCACGTCGAACGAGACGGTGCCGGACGGGTATTGTAGCGTCACGGTGCTCCAGAGCCAGGAGGGGTTCGGGACCATCAGCCCCGTCACGCGCGGCGAGGCCGGCCAGCCGGTGGTGCCGGTGACGCTGACCGACGAGGCCGCCGGGCCATTCGCGGCCGACATGCGCCAGTACGGCTTCGCTGACCCAGCAAACAGCACGTGTCAGTTCCAGCAGAGCCGAACAGGTCACTGCCTGCTCACCGTGGTCGACGGACGGGTGGTCTATTCCGCCGAGGTCGTGCCCAACCTCGCTCGGTCGTTCGCCAGCGGCGACTTCGAGAACCGGCCGGAGTACCAGACCTCCGCGCCGAACGTCTCGGAGGCTCAGGACCTCCGGGTCGACCTCCAGGCGGGTGCGCTGCCCGCCCGGCTGAACCTCGACGCCGGGACGAGTCAGTTCATCTTGCCGAGCCTCGCCGAGCGGTTCAAAGTCTTCTCGCTCGTCACGGGCCTGGTCGCGGTGCTCGCGGTCGCGGTCACGGTGTTCATCCGGTATCGCGATCCGCGGGTGGCCGCGCCGATGGTGGTGACCGCGCTCTCGGAGGTGTTCATCCTCCTCGGGTTCGCGTCCGCGATCGGGCTCGCGCTCGATCTCTCGCACATCGCGGGGTTCATCGCGGTCATCGGCACCGGGGTGGACGATCTCGTGATCATCGCTGACGAGATCCTCCAGAGCGACGTCAAGACCGGCCGCGTGTTCAAGAGCCGGTTCCGCCGGGCGCTGTGGGTCATCGGTGCGGCCGCCGCCACCACCATCGTCGCGATGAGCCCACTCGCGGTGCTCTCGCTCGGTGACCTCCAGGGGTTCGCGCTCGTCACCATCGTCGGCGTGCTCATCGGGGTCCTCATCACGCGGCCGGCGTACGGCAACGTGCTCCGGAACCTCGTGACCGACGGCTGA